The following coding sequences lie in one Polynucleobacter necessarius genomic window:
- a CDS encoding ATP-binding protein, with protein MNNAIQALAVTTHSPKYLMIVARKLPACVELSVADNADGISKENQTQLFELLTGTKHTGMGLGLWLCKHIVTRHGGSIRFEENEGGGAKFVVNLPAP; from the coding sequence GTGAATAATGCTATTCAGGCCTTAGCAGTTACCACCCATTCTCCCAAGTACCTCATGATTGTTGCAAGAAAATTACCTGCCTGTGTAGAGTTGTCGGTAGCAGATAATGCTGATGGGATATCAAAAGAAAATCAAACCCAATTGTTTGAGCTTCTGACGGGTACTAAACATACGGGAATGGGTTTAGGTCTATGGCTCTGTAAACACATTGTGACTCGTCATGGAGGCAGTATCCGATTCGAGGAAAATGAGGGTGGTGGCGCTAAATTTGTCGTTAATTTGCCTGCGCCATAA